The window GCAAATGCTACTAATGCTTCTGCGTTTTCAGCTTTAGCTAAAACAGCTTCTCTTGCTTTTCTAATAGCAGTTTTAACACGAGATTTCATAGCTGCGTTTTTTACACGAGCAGCTTCCATTTTAGCGATGCTTTTAACTTTAGATTTAATGTTTGCCATTTAAACCTCCCTTTTTCTTTATAAAATTTGAAAAATCTGTTATATTATACAATTTTTTTAAATAAAATTATTGATTTTAAAATGTTTATTATATTCTTC is drawn from Mycoplasmopsis glycophila and contains these coding sequences:
- the rpsT gene encoding 30S ribosomal protein S20, whose translation is MANIKSKVKSIAKMEAARVKNAAMKSRVKTAIRKAREAVLAKAENAEALVAFAHKTIAKAVSKGVFHANKGARKHSRLDQFVNSNK